CTTAACCTTCCATCACCTTCCCAATCATGCCCACTAAGAAATAAGGCAAGTTACTGATGTCAAACCAGGCCTACCAAAATGATGCCCATTATTTCTTACATATAGCGAACAATGAAAATTGTACATGTTCCTTTACAAAATACACAGAAAGACAATGTGCTTTGGGAGAAGGAGGATTATTGTTaatcattatttattaattattcaaaaacaaaaagttcTTCAATATAAAATCCAATTAAGATTGCTAAACAATAACAATGTTCTGATGTATCATATCATTTATAATATCCAAGCAATTCAAAGCAAGAAAATGAATAGTTAAGGGACATAATAAAAGTTAAACTGATCATATGAGGTTTGATCCAaacccacttaagtcaatgggaaacttCAGTTACATATAATTTCAGTAACCAATATATATTGGTGGTGAAGAACTTTTAGCTGTTGTTTTTGAGCTCTGTTATGTTATATTCAATTGGGAAAGTGTCTCAGTGTTAATTTATGGTAAAATTACACATGTACGAGGCTTTGCATTTGAAGCTGTTTTATATGTCAGTATACGTACAGTATATTTGTTTCAGgctggttttgtgttgtgtttatattttgggATTACAGAAGAaagaataatatttattttggatCAAAGTTAAGTTTATTGCGTTGTGATGAATTGTACACATAGTTATCCTTGACAAGTGTTTATTATGTGTGACATATAAGATTTCAGACAGGagccattttaaaatttgaaactCAAAAATATGGGAGAAagaggattccccccccccatttttatgACCTATAAAAAGAACAAGAACCAGCCTTGTAAGAGAATTATGATTTGAACCCTTACTAGTGAGAACCTATCATGTCTGAGGGATAAAACCACACCGATAGAGCCAGAGCTAGAGCCTTGTTCCTACagccacaaaaacaaaacaaacccccccacaccaaaaaaataataatagcgGATTTCTACCACTTGAGTTAAAGGATAATGTTTTAGCTGTCATGTATAGAAAGACCCTAATGTTCTTTTTAAGTTACAACCACCCAATATGGAGTAACATGATAATAAACACATGGTGCATGCTGATGCTCACACAGAAGTCAAACCTagtaaatttcagtaaaaatcTATGTTCCAAGGCCAAATTATAGGATAATAAAatagggtttataatggaaactggtTGTGACCTTAACTATGGAGAGAGTACTGCCTCtccatcattttattatttatcaagAATCCAAAAATGTTCTAGCTACCTGTTTGTgacttttgctctttacacaaaaACATTATACAAAGGAACCAGAAATGTGTGGTCCGATTCACTCTTTACTGCATATACACAACATGCAAGCCTTCCTACATATACACACTTCTGTTCTAGTGAGGTTCTGACAGCTCCTAAATAATCGAACATGCTAACTGCCATTAGAGAATTCAGAAATTAATTAAAGAAATACTACCCTATTCCTATTCCCTACAATTCCTAAAAATCAGAGTAAAGATATGTCACCTAtttaaagagcttacaattgaaaTACACAAAAAACACAAAGACAGCGTGAGGGGAAAAAGATGGaacatatttatttctatttttcctccccttcattcttattattttatttgtttctaccatttttatttttgtttaaccaCCTGTCTATGCATTTGGTGGTCTTTCTCCCACAATACCCCAATAAAACGTATCACCTCCCTCTTAATTTTACTCACCACATGCCCGCAGTACTTATGTCTGCTAATATAGCACCCAGCACATAGGGTCCTAGTCCCTGGTGAGGGCTCCTGGCCctttggtaatacaaataataatgatacttgCTGCTTTCCAATCAGAAACTGACTGAAGGTTGATCCACTGATATCTGAGGGCTTGGAGCAGTCTGTGGTTGTGATGGCTGCTGCCATCTATCTCCCTGTGGGAattttggactttaaaaaaaaatctctcctttgGACAAGCAACACTATTTTCTAACACTACTGAAGCCTTAGCAtctaattctgttctcagttacactttAATTCCAGATGAAGGTCACCGTTTATAAAGTCTAACTTAaatacagaataataataatagttataaataatatttagagAGTGGAATTGGAAGCTAGTTGGCAGGGATCAGGACATCTGTCAGAGTAAGCTACTAGCCTTGATTCTCTGCTCCACCAGTTATTCATCAGTATAACatcattaatttcaataggattacacaggcacagagcaggtgtaacagagtggagaatGAGGCCCAGTACTATCTCCAGGGAGAGGTGGCAAATCTAGAGAGCCTGTCTTCACAGTTCTTCTTGCTGTGCTGGGGGAGATTACAGGCCACCTCACAATCCTGCTGTATTTGGAAGAGGGTAGAAGACAACTGAGGTCTTCTCTCTACAATCCCAGACTTATGCATGattgttggggtggggagggcaacAGGTAGGTGATTTTCAAGGTCACAAGTGGAAGTaaagcacctaacttccattgactttcaatgggagttaggtatctGGCTGTCCTTTGTGccattgaaaatctcccccactaGATTAATAGGCTCCTCCCTCAGAAGTTCTCTACTGCAGCATATGCTCCCCCATGACTATCAGACTATGCACAGAGACTGTGTAAGTAGTTTTGTAAAACCCTTGCAGAAAATAACAGTCATTGTACTGGTTCTCCAGGACAAAAGTGGACATCATTATCTAGACTGTCCTCTTCCAAAATGTTTGCGAGTGGCAAATCTTCTTCCCATTTGTTTTCCCAGTAAGTAAGTCAtagttgaaagaaaaaaagtcaagTTTCTATCCAGGGCTGTCAATTTTGGTTGcacatattcctggagatttaatcacatgacataatctttaattaaagattaatctttaattcctggagactccaggcccaTCCTGGAGGATCGGCCACCCTATTATATGACATTTTGTCATGCTGGTGCTTTTTAGTGAAACAGCTTGTAATGACAGCATTATTAAGTTTGTCTAACATGAACACTGCTCTTTATTTTAAAGATCACAGCAGAGAGCCTGACATAAACAATCCTGGAAGTCAATCTTCCCTTCGTCTGGTCTCACTTATTGACCACATTAAACAACAGATGGCCAGAGAAAATATTCAGTTTGTCAGATTTGAAGCAACTGACCTGCATGGAGTGTCAAGATCCAAGAGCATTCCTTCTCGTTTTTTTCATGTAAGTTTTTCCGCCTCTCATACTCTTCTGAGCTCTCATGGCCCTGCCTTTATTGCTGTGATACATTTCCTCATAATGTGTGCACCAGTTTAAGCCTGCAACAAATCAAATattatcccctccccccatcccgattAGTACTCCCCAAGGATTTGGGCTTTTCTCATTACCCTGAAGCATCATTTCTCTGCCCTGCAGAAATACAAATCTAATTAAGATGGTAATTTCAGTACTTTCCACATCCAATAATCTCCCTCTGCAGAATTATCTTTTCACATTCACCACAATTATAAAGATTCTGTTTTATTTGACATGAGTAGATTGCAAGACGAGACCCAagagaaaatatcaaaacaaacaaaaatgattagctgAAAATCATTTCAGTTATGAAGTATTCTCTTTTCAACAATCACATCATATAAGAAAATATTATAGATTGCATGACTGCTTAGTAATATTTCCTATACTGATACAGAAAATAAGAGTCAAATAAGAGTCAAATTATGAAGCTCTTGATAGCATGTATATATATCCTGACCTTTAAGCTTTTTTTCCTCTGATCCTTAACATGGGTGATTAATGCTGTATTTTCACTCTCATATTACTATGAATATTTCACATTCTACTAAGCAATCACAAAAAAGATATCAACATGACAGAAAATTGAATGCTTTCATTTCAAGCATCTTTTGAAGCTAATACCATTTTCTCATTATTTGGCTTTTAGATAGCTGCAACCTTTTAACTCTAGCACTTAGATACAATTTACTCTTGATGTCATTTGATGTTAGCAGAAATAAACTTTTTTCAGTTAGTTTAATGCTTTTGAGAGGTGGTGGGTAATAGCACCATCTTTTTCAATCATTAACTCACAGTACAGGTGCCCATCTCAGATTATTCAAAGTTATCTGTTGCACTCACGTTATTCACTGACCTCCATGTAAATCctcaagcattttaaaaatagaaaaaacttTTAGATTTCAAGAGAAATCATGTAGCTTTTATGAATGGGGCTGTAAAGTGCTCACCCTCAACAATTTTTCAGTGTTGCCTTTAATAACTAGATAACCTTACCATGGTGATCACCATATTGCTTAGTACAGGTGATGGGATGACACCACACAGTATAGGGACTATCTAGGGAATTTTGTGACTACTGTAGTAACATTATGTAGTtatcaaaaagaaaggaaaaatattgtaCTCAATGtaaataatttgaaatataaGAGCTCCGTGTAGTTTTAAGACTTGTACCTTCAAGCAACAGAATCCcccggtccaataaaagatattaccttaacTATCTTGTCTCAGTAATTCTGGTAAAAATTATTTGCTTACAATCAAAGCTAATTTTAATATTTGGTAAAGGGAAAAGTTAAGAAACTTCTGTCCACTTCAGGGGAGAAAGTGTTGTATCATTCACTTTAGTCTTGAAATCTCAACCGTTCCATTCCAGCCAGTCAATCCACCTAGATAGTGATCCTTTCTCAAGGCAGTGGGAGAAGATTCACTAAAAATTTAGGGTTAGTTTCAATCCAGAGTATCTGTGGCCTTCCCACAGGCAAACTGTATAAAAACTCTCTCTGGCTTCCATACTGCTAAAAAGGCTCACTTGCTGTagttcatgctctctctctctctctctctctctccatatataaataaaaggacaggtaacaaaaatatatttgtattggtCTTTCATGGGTTTCCACAATATAGAAATTTAGCACATTATtaagccagattttcagatgctGTAACTTGGTATAATTCCAGTGGAACTAtaccagtttgcaccagctgaagatctggctctaaGATACCTTCTAAGATTCTTCATCAAAGATACAGTTATTATAATTTCCATCCATATCAGTCTTGTCTGCACTTGACTTGTGCATTGCCCCCATTCATGTCAATAGGAGCCACCTGTGCAAATGAAGGGGCAACTTGAGCAATTTGTTGATTCACCTGTCTACATGATGTTTAAAGAAGGCATGGAGGTGTTAGCATTATTTATCATTTTGAATCTGTTTCCAGGTTTTTACCTAAGCAAAGTCAGCCAAGTATAAATCTAAGCCTCAGGTGTGAAAAGTCTATATTCCCTGTAACAAGTTCACATCCTGGCAGAGCTGGTGCAGCGGTTTGTCATCTGAGGTAGACAAAGTGAGTGTAATGGAGTTTAAAGGGAACCCAGAcccagattctccactgccttgttcagtcatttacatctgtgcaaagtggatgtaaaatgccaACATTATGTTAGGAAAATTATCTTGTGCCAGCCTTTTACATATAGTTTTGCActtgctttgcacaggtgtaagtgactagATAAAGGGCAAAACAGTGGAGAACTGGAGCCTGACGTCCTGTCAGTTCCTCACAgacattaataattattattattatttcttaaacACAGCAGAGATTTGCATACAACCTTGCTCAACACTTTTCCTCCTTACACTTATGCATCAGCTGGTTGCCACCCTCCAGAGGTAGCTACCTGATAATGGTGGTCAACATAAATCTATAGTTTCTGGAGCACTTTTTGATTCTTTGAGGAGAAAGGTCCTATGGGCCAAATGCTAAAATATTTACTTAAGATTTGggcatattatattatatatctaAAATATTATTAATGTTCAGCTGTCAAAGACTCAGTAATCCATTCCTCTCCCCCTTGTTTAGGAAAAAGCAATCTATGGTGTGTCCATGCCCAGAGGATACCTTGAACTGACCCTGAACCCTAAGGACAGTGAAGTGGACCACATAAGTGCAACCAATTTTAATTGTGACATACTCCTGAGCCCTGATTTATCAACATTTAGAGTCCTACCATGGACTGAACAAACTGCTAGAGTGATATGCGATTCCTTCACTATACTGGGAACCCCTCTATTGACCTCACCCAGGCACATTGCCAAACAACAGCTGAGTCAACTTCAGGACAATGGCTTGTCATTGCGCTCTGCCTACACCTATGAATTTTGTATTTATGGCATTGCTGAAATTGTAAATTCAAAGACGATATCTTTTCCTGCAGCAAGCATACTCAATAGTTATGACCAGCTTTTCATTCAGGAACTCATTGAAGGAATGTATCACGCTGGTGCCAACATTGAGAGCTTCTCTTCCTCCACTTGGCCTGGACAGATGGAGATCTCTTTTCATCCAGAGTTTGGCATAGGTGCTGCTGACACTGCCTTCACCTTCAGAACAGGCATTAAAGAAGTGGCAAAAAAGTACAACTACATTGCAAGTTTTTTCACAGAGAATGGGTTCTACAATTCGGGGATTCTGTCACATAGTCTGTGGGATTTCAATGGCCAAAAGAATTTGTTTTCTGTTGATTGGGGGGTTCAGGCACTCACTGATGTTGGAAAGAATTGGCTAGCAGGGCTCTTGGTGCATTCCGAAGCTCTCAGCTGCCTGATGGCTCCTACGGTCAGCTGCCGTAAACGCTATTCCAAATATGGTAAGGAATCAAAAGAATTTGTGATGGCAAAATGGGCATTTAATGATAATAGCTGTGCCTTTAACATTAAGTGTCATGGTGGAAAAGGCACTCAGATAGATAACAGGCTAGGTTCAGCTACAGCAAACCCCTACCTGGTGCTTGCTGCTACTGTTGCTGCAGGCCTGGATGGAGTAAAGAGAAAACTTAGCTTCCAGGATGTGTCAGAAGAGAACCAGAACACTGCTCAGTTGAAACCTGGAGCAATCCCTTTGAAACTAGAAGATGCTCTTGCTGCACTTGAGGAAGATTTGTGCCTTAGGGAAGCACTGGGTGATACCTTTATTCGATACTTTGTTGCCATGAAACATTATGAGTTGGAAACGGAAGAAACGGATGCTGAACGAAATaaatttttagaatattttatttagaatCAATTAAACAAAACCTGTCTTCTAATTAGTagaaaaaattaaatctgaagTAATGCTGTGTAAATGCTCAAAGATTAATAGAACAACATAATTGGAAATTAgaactatttataaatgtttactaattttttcccccaccatCTCATTTTTTAATATAGTAGGTGGTGACTGCATATTCCTGTATGAGTGGACTCAACAGTCCAGAGAACTAGTGTTCATGAAGTACTGCTAAgaggcttttaatttttttcctaatttctaaGAAAACCTTAAGCAAGAATGATTCTGCTGGAGAAAAGATGAGAAGAGGAGGTGAAAGGACAATGGTCAAAATAAGGAAAAGTAATAGGAAGATGGAAGAAAACAGGAATAGCAGGGAGGAAACATTTTGTTcctatttttccattttcctccCCTTCTGCATGGTTATGGGATTTTCTTCAGAGGTGTGcagtgtagcttgaaagctggaGCTAAAGAATCAGATGCTGCATGTACGTCAAAGTGAAGGACTAGAATGCAGAACATTTTGgtggaaaagcaaagcaaaggagTCATGGGTGGAGGACAGTGTGGAGTAGAAGGAACCAGCATCTGAATCAGAGAGGTGGAAGTTGAAAGCAAGGAGAAGGGGACTGAGAGTGATGTATAAATTAGGAGATTGGTTGGAGATTACAGAAGGGCCAGGTGGATTGATGGGGAATGGGACGGGGTAAGCAGGCTGAGTGAAAGGAGATGAAATGGTAGGTAGAAAGAACAAGAGAAAATAGTACTCAATAAGGATGAGGTTGGAGGAATGCATGGGCGGTGGATATCACAGGCCAGGTGAGGCTGAGCCTCCGCAAACAGCCCAGGGTGGCCCCATCCATACTCGACTCCCAGgccacctgctgcctgcttcaccGCTGTTCTGCtggagctctggctggggcaggcccagtgCTGGGGGTGGCTGGGGGCACACTGCCCACCCGGTGCTCCGGTGGTGGGGgcagctgtggctgggggtgctggggcagcctggggctggggggactgACAGCTCCagtgagggtgctctgggctccagtggggggggggggaggggggggggaagccttgggcagaaggggaggggctgggggctagctcCTCCAACAGACAGTTCACACGCCACCCATGGAGGAATGGCAATTTTCCTGAGAGAAGGAGTTAATCCAGGATTGAAGATCAAATGAGGAGATGATGGTAAAGAGGCAAGAGGATAAAGAGTTGAACTGGACATCAGGGTGAAAGTTGAAGTCACTAAGGATGAAGAGAGGGAAATTGTgagaagagaaagagggagagtcATTGTCAAAACCAGAGAGGATGGTCGAAGGGGAGGAGACAGTGGATAGTGGTAACATGGAGGAATAGAGTCTGACTGAGGACAAGAAGTGGGAGATAATGTGAGGGAGAAGCAAAGTGCTGGAAATGGCAGGGGTTGGAGTTACTTTTGTTCTCTGTATTATCTCTCACGTGTTTCTCGATATCATGTCTGACCTCTATTTT
The nucleotide sequence above comes from Trachemys scripta elegans isolate TJP31775 chromosome 3, CAS_Tse_1.0, whole genome shotgun sequence. Encoded proteins:
- the LGSN gene encoding lengsin, which translates into the protein MDKEEELSHQKTVGNDYDEADGGSICGLRRTRGVKVTAKYILPLECEKMEISHPTNTPDHSYLQRATGPVEPPASPSLQKTSSFPHTQDQKGGGNGSFPIEISVKENILRKPEVYKDDEGGRRMIERKMETPEGIQTSSKRNQPLGTEPESKEEKSGGSDVASREDKFGVTETASNEDKCGGTEEEEEDATEKENKGNNLATQEKSTEVSFMLGSGVSKQTLQELKNLLRNNPLLGNRAKYTGKPSRTSSHIRLPKPNEKAVDQQGRSFESLFLHFGGENRKLHFIDNYVAGLPNKPLLVHSSAGSDQQQSEGSNMEHPSRRQPPAYKNTGSTPGIKFDPSPDQTDHSREPDINNPGSQSSLRLVSLIDHIKQQMARENIQFVRFEATDLHGVSRSKSIPSRFFHEKAIYGVSMPRGYLELTLNPKDSEVDHISATNFNCDILLSPDLSTFRVLPWTEQTARVICDSFTILGTPLLTSPRHIAKQQLSQLQDNGLSLRSAYTYEFCIYGIAEIVNSKTISFPAASILNSYDQLFIQELIEGMYHAGANIESFSSSTWPGQMEISFHPEFGIGAADTAFTFRTGIKEVAKKYNYIASFFTENGFYNSGILSHSLWDFNGQKNLFSVDWGVQALTDVGKNWLAGLLVHSEALSCLMAPTVSCRKRYSKYGKESKEFVMAKWAFNDNSCAFNIKCHGGKGTQIDNRLGSATANPYLVLAATVAAGLDGVKRKLSFQDVSEENQNTAQLKPGAIPLKLEDALAALEEDLCLREALGDTFIRYFVAMKHYELETEETDAERNKFLEYFI